TGCAGTGTGTAGTAGACACTAACAAGGTAATTAGTAGATTAGATTAAtctaattaatctactaatttcatatatatatccggcatatatctacacaggtacgcaatattttatataaaatttatcgtacctattttTTTAGACTTATACAGCATTGTcagatttataatttattatgtttacctagagcatgtttttatATAATATCTATTGCGTGagtgtccccgatgttaaatcgactacggtctaacgctgggggcttGCTCTATTCTCTTCTGTATGAATCATgtttgtttacggtttacataatacctgatatttacatctgctcgttatatcctgataatactagaagatccatgcagtttttcgaatacatactcgatattatctgctatatgtcttgccttctagaaaatatttttcaggaacaattgagcactcgagtaggttgtggtcaagtacaccgcattatcgagaacgatctcgacgaatgcagagtcgtcgcgcccaacctgccaacgaagaccgacAACCTATCTCAcagcaccggccatggctggactactcgagaaaaggttgttaacggataattcctcgcgaacgctgtcggcttgatcacccgacatgattgcgaacggacatccggatatgctacaagttgggtgTGTAAGTCATGttggccacatgagatgcacatgtaataaaccaactatAGCGCTTCCATTgatgttcgagagatgattctactcactcgctggttctcgaaccagtacgtagcaaacttccattggtgttcgggagatgattctactcgctagctggttctcgaaccagtacgtagcaatctcctgCACCacaaacttccattggtgttcgggagatgattctactcgctcgctggttctcgaaccagtacgtagcaatctctcgcaccgcaaactTCTATTGGTGTTCaggagatgattctactcgctcgctggttctggaaccagtacgtagcaatctcccgcaccgcagcctccattggtgttcgagagatgattctactcgctcgctggttcgtgttcgagagatgattctacacgttcgctggtcctcgaaccagtacgtagcaatctcccgcaccgcaaACCTCCAATGGTGTTCgggagatgattctactcgctcgctggtcctcgaaccagtacgtagcaatctcccgcaccgcaaacctccattggtgttcgggagatgattctactcgctcgctggttctcgaaccagtacgtggcaatctctcgcaccgcaacttccattggtgttcgagagatgattctactcgctcgctggttcttgAACCAGTACGTAGGAATCTCCCGCACCGCAagctccattggtgttcgagagatgattgtactcgctcgctggtcctcgaaccagtacgtagcaatctctcgcaccgcaatctccattggtgttcgagatatgattctacacgttcgctggtcctcgaaccagtacgtagcaatctctcgcaccgcaatcTCCATTGGTGTTTGAGATATGattctacacgttcgctggtcctcgaaccagtacgtagcaatctctcacaccgcaaccTCAGATGGTCGAGATACGACTACAGCAATAATGCAGCGGTCCTCTTACCACGACTtcaaatgatcgagagacacctactcactggttctcaaccagtcaatcgtagcgatctctcgtacatttacttctagtggttgagttacgactactacctggttcttgaccagaggtgtagcgattctcccattacctctacttcaacaaagttgatatcaagtacacaatatcgccaagtgttttacctagagatcccttaccacaaaGACACCTAGcattgaaacctatcctaatgtccctttacgccgtcttgacaaggcctctgaggaacctaagggaacttcggctggggacgcccagagtggataaggccttgtcggatcctttagagacgaaagaccatgtaagatctggtcgtgtaagagttctcgtcgtgcgtattaaccaagccgtgtaatcggaaattgggttttccaacttcacggctgggggctaggatcagtgcttgttcaaacgaggcaggtcaaaggtccaagagccttatcctccaagaacgattctccgacgacaaggctgggggctagggagagtgtataactcaacaaactgactgatcgaagtcgataaaagagtagacgctcatatacaaaacattggtctgtaagtttaattcattttcagttttccatacatattataacatgtcaccctttgagcgttcgctcggggggctatttctatctaatattcttatctgagtattgatttcaggaaaattctatttgacATTATCGAAGACTTCATGTATCTATTGTTCTACACCAaaatcgactaaggcgagtacgacaaatgttgacaagacTTCGTTGCAGATTTTACGCCTTCTCGATCATTCGAGAAAGGTTGGTGGATCTCggcaaggaatacggaatgaaaagatggtgtacccgccgagataaaatttcttgacttcaatccaaattctcgattacagcaagacgggagacttaattgtatgctctgtactttcttggttgacgtcggagattgactcagacaaaccctttaggtgcccgTACGAGGCtaataaaggaagtctaacattatctctgaactcaccgagaacggtcacgtgagctcgataacagttactccaaggtctgcagttgagaatatgaactcgCTCATTTGCATtaaagtcgggggctactgtcagggttatggataccacatacctaatagtagttgactaaatctcggcaggacccaccacataccatgttctATACGGAGACAACCTgcagatataggaggagttccggataaggaaagacaaccagagttctacatggaaacgacaaggactactcggattgtatccatattggtttccctagttctacttgaacaaagggacacctatgggtataaatacaagaccccctatgAGGAGAGGGGACATACCCACCATAGACGACACGGAACATAGATcaagacagaagatcaacatacaagcttacatacgccaagacaagccgccggatatcgacatcagagatatgcctggatcgaccctatccggtacctacagaggccggctatagggatctagcgctgtctttgatctcgccgggcacgaactcgagaaggaagactaccctgttatcGACTAcaagtcagaccttcagaccaccatgtcgacaacaattagataggctaccccaaatattgtactggtgtgattatgatgaataagagcaacgaccgtcTTTGGCTAACAGGATGTAAGGTTATTaactgacaattcaggggcccgaacctatataaaaatcctcgtctccgtctcttttacctcagtctcgcatataccctagtaccaacgatccatatactatgcaaataccggaatcgcgacatcaaacgtcgacaatacCCCCAGGGAGGTACAGGGCATCTAATCTTAGTATAAGACACTCGCCACCACAAGCAATCTGAAGAACTTGAAGCCTGCTCGCTGATAGATCTCGTCACGAGTACTTCTTAACAAGGATCTCGTCAGTAATCTCGAAATTCAGTTGTTCTCTTTTATACTCTGTAGTTTTCTCtataatcccatataaactggattagagCTATTACCTTACGAGATGTCTGAACCGGTATAATCCTTGCTTTTTTGtgtgcttgatgtcgtatcATGTAGATCCTCGTATCAATGTACCCCAATACTCTCAGAAAACGGTTCATGGGTATCCCCGTCGAAAGTAATGGTAGGCTCTGTTAGTAATGGTGGCATTGGTAGTATTCGTTTGTTGTCGTAGTAGTGGTGGTAGCGGTAACTGTAAAAGGATTTTCTTAAGAGGATTTCActttataaattttaatttcTAAATCTTAATTGCATTCATTTGGTTTGGCACTGGCAACTATAATATTtaaagaaacaagaaaaatcatccaaagataaaaaaaatatttaaaatttttaattttccaaCTTTAAATTCACAACTTTGAGGTTGTTACCTTCCTCTTGCTCACGCGTGATACGGCCAGCCAGCCCAAGCGCGAGCCACAATTGATCCCTTGTTGGCTTTGTTGCAAACTGCCCTATTATGCCTACAGAGCAAGCTAATCAGTATCGAGATACTAGGTATGATTGTTTTCCGATTTGTAGTATCATAGTATCGGAATAGTACCATACGATCAAGATACTATCAGATTATCGAAAgtacatatttatattgtatAAATCAAAGCATATAATATTAATTTTGATAAATATAATTGGTCTTTATGTAAACTTAAGCATATTTGTTCACATTATTTTCAATCCaccttattttaaataatatttggtGGGATCGTAGTATCAGGATACTATCTAAGATTTCGTAGGATTGTGTAAAAATGAATAGTATAATAATTAATCGAATATTACGAAAATTAGAATACTAGGTGAGAACAGCGGAGGAGAAAAAAGCGTTCATCAATCAATTGCACAAGAAAAAGAGGGTCTAGGTAGCAATGTACTTGGGGAAAGCGATGCTCACGCACCAAGACAAAAATGCCCTAATGGTCCCTTCCACTTTGCCGTAAGTGTTACTTCCATACTACTGTTTCCATAATACAACATCACCTGTAATTCTCTGCAGCGACCACTACATACTATTTCTAGTATATCCGTGGGACCACTTGGTCGTCGTGCTTGATCCGGCACATTATGCCGAGAAGACATTCACGGAATTCCTTGTGTTGTTGAACTTGTAAGTATTGTTATACACTACGCAATAACTATTGGCTCTTGTACTCACAATtgactcaaacaaaatttttggCTACATAGAGCACACAAGTATTACAAAGACCAAAGCGGACGAGTAAAGGATGCCAGTAAGAGTAAGCTTCTCGTGAAGACACGATGGCCGGTAATGAATGGTATGTCCGCTATAGTAACATTTTTTATACTTGTTAGATTGAAATATTGACGTATACAGAATTTTCAACACAGTGTTGCAAGCAACCACCAGGCACTAACTTATGTGGATACTACATGTGCGAGATGCTTCAAATTAATGGGAGGTACACAATAGAGTTTGCAGATATGAGTCTAGAAAATATCGTGTACACATTAACATATTCAATAATTTAATTTCCCTAACTTTCAATATGTATTTTTCTTAAACAGATCATGTCAATTCCATGGGTAGCAAACCTGTTCGACAAAAAAAACCATTCTCAACTTGTGTGCAGATATTTGTCGTTACATCCGCCACGATGTTTGTAACCATTTGGGCGAATTCTACGATCCGGAGAGCGACCTTGCAAAGAATGACGCTTTCAAACGCCTAAGAGAGTGGGAGAAAGAATTTACGTGAAAAAACAATTTAGAGACATAAATTGTATTTGGTTTTGAATTATTGTAAATTCCAagacaataattatatatatatgtgtgtatgtgtATATGTCTATTACATATTTTATGTGAATGTGTGCATTCTACTTTCTTATTTATATCATAATGTGATTTCTTAATTCGTGCGACTAATGACAACCCTGATATGTAGAACGCGTACCATTTGATAATCCGGTATTGCTACCGGTTGAGATAGGACGAGATACTCCCAAACGCCTAGGTTATTGTATATAgtgccgcacgggataatacATCTTCCCGTGCGGTTGGGTCAATCGCATGCGAAAATTTGATTATCGCAGACCTTCTCGGGCGGGCGTGCCGGCCTTCCGCACAGGAAGATGCTTTTCGGTCCACACGCAAAAACCCTTTCTATAGTAGGATAAGATCAGTATCGTTTCTGTTATTTTGGTTTTGTAGGATAGTACGATACCtcacatccatccatcaattTATGTTTACTGGACCATGACATGTCGATCGCTGCTGCCTCCGACCTTGACGCCTCAACCTACGCCTCCAGCAGCCTTCTCCTCGTGACGTACGAGTTTCGCGTCACGAGGTTCATCATCTTCAAGCGTTGTGACGAGCTGGGCCGCACAGGCTTGGCTCCGATTCAGTAGCGGACGCAGGATTTCAGCGAGAGATGCAGAGTTACTGAAGCAAGAATTATCCAATGACAAAAATATTGAAGTGCTAGTATGTGTTATTAGCTCAAACAAAAATCATTATTATAGAAAAATTATAAAACATCTAAGGGAAAAAGAATGATAATAATCTTGAAAAAGATAATTTTGTACTTACAAATGATTGTTTTGATAACTAACCGGCTGGGTACACATATACCAAACATATTAAATCAcatttgtttgaaaaaaaattggggtAAGCTCCTGAGCCCATTGGTGATGGATGGGTGTTTGTCATGTGATGATGAAATGCAGGACATATGAGTATGACTCATCCCATCCGCGCGTCCACCCAAGGCTCATCAAAGAAAAATCCCTTCAATCATCCCATCCATCCTTTTCTCTCCAATCAAATAAGGCCTATCCCAACGACCTTCCAACCAAATACAAGACAATAACATCTCATCATTTCCCACTTTATGTTGAaatcaaacatatatatacctaGGATACACATGAACCTTACAAAAGCTCCTGATGTTATCTGTTTGTTCCTTAACTATATGTAGTACTATAGTTCTCACTCCATGCTATTGGCCTCGTCTACAGTAGTTCACTGTCATTAGCCCATCTAAAGCCCAATCAATCCATCTGTGGCTGGTGCTCTCTCTTCTGTCCGTATGCTAGCTTCGAAAGAACTACACTAATATTGTCTTGTTGCCTAATGGAATGAGATTGCAAATTAAACTTGCATTATTTGGATGGACTTTAAGTTCAAGGTTATCAGTGTGTTACTATAATATCTACACAAATAATAGTggaaattgttgttgttgtactAGGTTGATCATGGGTCCTAGTAGTGgtgtgatggtggtggtggtaggtAATGGTAGGTTATTGCAGCAATGGCGGCATTGGTAGTATTCGTTTGTCGTCATAGTAGTATAGCAGTAGCGGTAGCCATAAAAGTAATAATATTATCTattagtttaaaaatataattacttCTCCACCTATTTTCTCATCTTAACTAATCCCAATTATATACTATTTAATTTCTCAACTTACTTTTTTTCATCTCACTACTACAGACAAGATTTTTTCGTGCGGTGGTCCGGCCTATTTGCACCCAGGTGTCTGTGAAAATCAttattttcacgtgcgggtgGGCCGACCGCacaggataatcgattatcccgtgcggtcgtgTTATACCACCCGTacggaaaaaaaaccaaaaataaaaaaaaacaagaaaatcgccgccggccgccggaccgCACccacccggccgccgccgagcccgccatcgtcgtcgctgttgagcccgcccgccgccgccatagttgtgccggccgccaccgccgccagatcCGCTGCCTTGACGATGCACGTGATGActaggaggaggacgacgagcgcACGACGGAACCTTGCCTTGCCTTGCCGGAGCGCACGACGTCTGTTGCCTTGCCTTGCCTTGACGTAGCCGAGCGCACAACGAGGACGACGACCAAGAGGAGGGGaagcctggccgccgccgctactgCCGCCTCGctactcgccgccgcgcccggccaccgccgtcgcccaggccgccgccatcgccggcccAACAGAGGGGaatgggaggaggggagggggaggaggaggggaagccgGCCAGGAAGGtgtgggggaggaggtgggaAGCCGGCCGGGTGTGTGGCTGGGAGAGGAGTAAAAGGAAGAgataaggtagagagagagagaggggagtggttGAGGGAgaataaaagggaaaaaggaagagagagatgggaaaattttgaagtgggtGAGAGGGAAAGGACGgaggattatcccgtgcggttggaTTAGGACGTCCAcacgggaaaatcgattttcccgtgcgggcgaCAGCCCAGCGCTGGTCCCCCTATTTTTTCGTGTAGTTCCACTTACGGACCGCATGTAAACAAAAGGGGGGGCGTCCAGGAAAATCAATCCTGTAGTAGTGTCTTAAACCAATCACAATCATTCCCTATTTAATTTCAGATACTTTTTATAAATCcgtcttatattttaggataaatgaCACATTTTATTCGGGAATACATTACACAAATTACACATTACACAATATTCTTTGCTATAGCATGTAGGGGGGTCGCCATAGACAGTGTTATTCCAAACTTTTCTGCCATGTCTACGCCACCGTTCTTCTTCACTACTTCAGGCAGTGTCCACTGAAACTGATGAACTAGCGAGGCAAGCATAACATGCAGCATTCTATTTGCTACCGGATATCCGAGGCAGAAACGTCGTCCGGCACTGAATGGAATAAGTTCCATGTTGGTACTACCTGATGACAAACTGATCTCCTTTTGTAGGAATCTCTCTGGTATAAACTTGTCTGGTTCAATCCAAACCTCTGAATTCTGATGAATTGCCCATGTATTTACTATCACAGTGGTTTCTTTGGGGATTTTATACCCTTGTATTTCAACTGGGACGGCTGCTTTGTACATTAGCAGTGGTATGGCTGGATGTAGCCTGTGTGTTTCCTTGATGACTGCTTGAAGATAGGGAAGTTGGTCGATGTCTTCTTCATCTATGCAAGTTTTTGAGCCAATGACCTTTTTGAGCTCTTCTTGTAATTTTGTCATAGTTTGAGGATTCTGCAGTAGCTCGGCCATTGCCCACTCTATTACAGCTGAGCTTGTTTCACTGCCCGCCATTAGTAAATCCTGAAATTGGTTAAGCAATGTAAGTAATTTAGATAAATCGAATATCTTAACCAAAAAGTCAATCTTTACAGAATTCAATCTTAAAATATATGGTTATTTGCTACTGAACACCACGTACATTAATCAAAATATTCATTTTCGATTGAATAGGAGAGCAAAAATAGTGCGAAAGGACAAATATGCCACCGGCCTTGGTCATTTCGCTAGCTAGTACATTTGTCCTTTCATACTATTTATCTCTCTTTTATTTAATAAAAATGAATATTTTAACCAACATGATGTCCCTAGTAGTAAATAACCATACTTTGAAAGTATCTTTCCCAAAGATCAACTTTTAGTGTCCAAAAGCTAAAACCACTTAGGAGCCGTACGTGATGTCCTCCCGTAAAATTTGCCTTTAAATAAATGTGTAAATACCACCAAACTTATATTGAAAACACACCCACGTGCAAACAGACCAACCCAGAGAAAATATTTAAAGCCTAACAAAAACCTAGGCAGATGATTATAGAAATCACCTTATGCATAAAATATAGTTTGTTCTAAAGTGTTTTCGCTCCTTCAATCTTTATTTTTCATGTACCTAAATAGTTgtaaaaaattttggaaaataACTTTGTTAGAGATAACTCTAGCCGTGGTCACTGGGCTTCCGTCCACCCATTATGTTTTAGTGACTACGAAGTCTAATTAATGAAAAGTAGCCACAAACTGTCATGCCATGATTATTACTATCTTCTATAACAATCACGTTGTTTATTGCTCAGTAGCATTTTTTTGCCTCTTTGTAAAACATATGTGCATGCGGTGAGAAAAGTTACTTTTGGGCGTGGTTTTTCTGTTCTGAAAGGGTGATGAATTATCCAACTTTTTATAATATGTTAAGATACAATAATCGAACAgattaactattataaagttGTAAAGTAATTGGAAAAACATCCTTAACAAACCTATACTCCTTTTTTAAAATAGATGATGTGGCTACctttttatatgatatttaaccattcgttttattaaaaataaataaatattattttattatgacatgttaattatgtattaaAGAAATTTTAGatatgatttatattttagaatatttatactaaaatttcaaaatatggcATACAgtcaaaatataattaaaagTAAACTGTATAATCTGGTAAAAAACTGAGATATATAGGATACATATACTTACGGCCATAAATGCTCTTATCACACCCCGGTTCATGGTGAGGCTGCTGTCGTCATTCTGCTCCTCTTTCTCCGACATGTCCAGCATCACATCAAGCAggtccttctccttctccccgTGCGCGGCGCCGCAGCCACCGGCCGTTTCCCGGCCACGCATCCGCCGTTCGACATGGCCGTCGATCAGTTGGTACATCCACGTGATGTGCCTCGCCGTCCTTCGCCgcaggccctgcagatcggccATGGCCACCACCGGGAAGAACTCCGACACGTTGGGCGTCATCGTCAGCAGCGCGAACTCCCGCGCCGCGTCGCGGAACCGGCACGACGTCGCGGCGTCGATGCCCGCCGAGAACAGCGCCCCGAACAGTAGGCTCGCCATGGCCGCGAACGCCGCCCTCCCGACGTcgaccaccgccgcgccgcctccgccggacgCCGCAGCCAGCTCCGCCacgtggcggaggaggccgcgcaCGGCGTCTCGGCGCAGCGGGCGCTGCTCCTCGACCCGCCGTGGCGAGAACAGCTGCTCGGCGCCGAGCCGGCGCAGCGCGCGCCACCGGTGGTGGCGCGTCGGGAACGCGAAGATGGAGTTGCCGTCGTGCCCGTCGGTGCTCCACGCGTCCGGCGTGCCCCGGTCGGTGATGCTGGCGCCGTGCCTGTGCAGGACGTCGCGCGCcgtggccggcgaggaggccacGACGGCGAGCATCGTGCCCAGGCGGAGCGTCACCAGCGGGCCGTACCGCTCGGCGACGCACGCCAACGAGCGGTGcgggagctcaccggcgacgtcGAGGAGGTTGCCGATGACCGGAAGCGGCCTCGGGCCCGgtggaagacggcggcgagcgtctGAGAGAAGCTGGAAGACATGGGAGCAGAGCAGCAAGAGTGCAAGTGAACAGATGCATCCGATGAAGATGGCCATTGATGAACGCTGGACTTTGGAGAATGAATGAACCTGTACTGCCGATCGATCTCGATCCATATGGAAATATAAAAGCATTACCCGTTGAAGAGTATGCGTTTTATGATTTGATGTGAAGTGACACCGTGACAGAAATTAAGAGGACAATAATTTAACTGAACATTTTCGCTTGAGTCGTGTACTAGGCTTTCATCTGTTGGCCTCTTTTGATGGAGAAGCTAGCAGCCATTCAAGAATTCTTTAGCTTTGGTTCATCCGTTGCTTTCCATTATGTCCTTGCATGGTAATACATGGGTTTCTTTTCCTGCTAGTTGATACTCCattcgtattttaatgtatgacgccattgactttttattaacgtttgaccattcgtcttattcaaaaaatttatgtaattatcatttattttatcgtGACTTTATGTtattatcaaatattttttaagcatgacataaatatttttatatttacataaaaattt
Above is a window of Oryza sativa Japonica Group chromosome 10, ASM3414082v1 DNA encoding:
- the LOC4348095 gene encoding carnosic acid synthase, with amino-acid sequence MLLYFHMDRDRSAVQVHSFSKVQRSSMAIFIGCICSLALLLLCSHVFQLLSDARRRLPPGPRPLPVIGNLLDVAGELPHRSLACVAERYGPLVTLRLGTMLAVVASSPATARDVLHRHGASITDRGTPDAWSTDGHDGNSIFAFPTRHHRWRALRRLGAEQLFSPRRVEEQRPLRRDAVRGLLRHVAELAAASGGGGAAVVDVGRAAFAAMASLLFGALFSAGIDAATSCRFRDAAREFALLTMTPNVSEFFPVVAMADLQGLRRRTARHITWMYQLIDGHVERRMRGRETAGGCGAAHGEKEKDLLDVMLDMSEKEEQNDDSSLTMNRGVIRAFMADLLMAGSETSSAVIEWAMAELLQNPQTMTKLQEELKKVIGSKTCIDEEDIDQLPYLQAVIKETHRLHPAIPLLMYKAAVPVEIQGYKIPKETTVIVNTWAIHQNSEVWIEPDKFIPERFLQKEISLSSGSTNMELIPFSAGRRFCLGYPVANRMLHVMLASLVHQFQWTLPEVVKKNGGVDMAEKFGITLSMATPLHAIAKNIV